In Nocardioides sp. InS609-2, a single genomic region encodes these proteins:
- a CDS encoding sulfurtransferase, giving the protein MSRESALVSTQWVEDNLETDGIVVIEVDEDTTSYDKGHIRGAIKLDWTTDLQDQVRRDFVSKAQFEELLSSRGVANDDTVVLYGGNNNWFAAYAFWYFKLYGHQDVKLMDGGRKKWELDSRELTDELPTRDTTSYTAQEQDHSIRAFRDETVAAIGVKNLIDVRSPDEYAGRLLAPAHLPQEQAQRAGHVPTSLNVPWSKNANDDGTFKNDDDLLALYAEVGIDDSKDTIALCRIGERSSLTWFVLRELLGHQNVKNYDGSWTEYGSLVGVPVALGDEPGVA; this is encoded by the coding sequence ATGAGCCGCGAATCCGCACTCGTCTCCACCCAGTGGGTGGAGGACAACCTCGAGACCGACGGCATCGTCGTCATCGAGGTCGACGAGGACACCACGTCCTACGACAAGGGCCACATCCGTGGCGCGATCAAGCTCGACTGGACCACCGACCTGCAGGACCAGGTGCGCCGTGACTTCGTGAGCAAGGCGCAGTTCGAGGAGCTTCTGTCCAGCCGCGGCGTCGCCAACGACGACACCGTGGTGCTCTACGGCGGCAACAACAACTGGTTCGCCGCATACGCGTTCTGGTACTTCAAGCTCTACGGCCACCAGGACGTGAAGCTGATGGACGGTGGCCGCAAGAAGTGGGAGCTCGACTCGCGCGAGCTGACCGACGAGCTCCCGACGCGCGACACGACGTCGTACACCGCCCAGGAGCAGGACCACTCGATCCGCGCGTTCCGCGACGAGACGGTCGCGGCCATCGGCGTCAAGAACCTGATCGACGTGCGCAGCCCCGACGAGTACGCCGGCCGGCTGCTCGCCCCGGCCCACCTGCCGCAGGAGCAGGCGCAGCGCGCCGGCCACGTGCCGACGTCGCTCAACGTGCCGTGGAGCAAGAACGCCAACGACGACGGCACCTTCAAGAACGACGACGACCTGTTGGCGCTCTACGCCGAGGTCGGCATCGACGACTCCAAGGACACCATCGCTCTGTGCCGCATCGGTGAGCGCTCGTCGCTGACCTGGTTCGTGCTCCGCGAGCTCCTCGGTCACCAGAACGTCAAGAACTACGACGGCTCCTGGACCGAGTACGGCTCCCTGGTCGGCGTCCCCGTCGCCCTCGGCGACGAGCCGGGTGTTGCCTGA
- a CDS encoding DUF4395 domain-containing protein: MTHQTIASTPVESPATPVGIDPRGPQLSAGLTTIVLAAVLSLAPGAIATVLLAGQAAVFAIGATLGVQHTPYALVFRTLVRPRLAPPAHLEDARPPRFAQGVGLGFVVVALAGFVLGATTLGLVATGFALAAALLNAAFGFCLGCELYLIGVRVFSRAATTTAR; encoded by the coding sequence ATGACCCACCAGACGATCGCCTCGACACCCGTCGAGTCACCGGCCACGCCGGTCGGCATCGACCCGCGGGGACCCCAGCTCTCCGCGGGCCTGACCACGATCGTGCTCGCCGCGGTGCTGTCCCTGGCGCCGGGAGCGATCGCCACCGTGCTGCTCGCTGGACAGGCAGCGGTCTTCGCCATCGGTGCGACCCTCGGCGTCCAGCACACGCCGTACGCACTGGTCTTCCGCACTCTCGTGCGGCCTCGTCTCGCGCCGCCGGCGCACCTCGAGGACGCGCGTCCACCGCGCTTCGCCCAGGGAGTCGGCCTCGGCTTCGTCGTCGTCGCCCTGGCCGGTTTCGTCCTCGGCGCCACCACGCTCGGCCTCGTGGCGACCGGCTTCGCGCTGGCCGCCGCTCTGCTCAACGCGGCCTTCGGCTTTTGCCTGGGCTGCGAGCTCTACCTCATCGGTGTCCGGGTGTTCTCCCGCGCCGCCACCACCACCGCCCGCTGA
- a CDS encoding thioredoxin family protein, whose protein sequence is MSTGQWVLAGAVLLAVAFGGWRLIVDGRFRGTHRVAGAGEPGPTVESPAAVSLLDSTPYAGRLGERATLLQFSSAFCAPCRTTRVVLADVAGTVPGVTHVEVDAEEHLELVRRVGVLRTPTTLVLDATGVEVTRAAGAPTRSQVLTALAKVD, encoded by the coding sequence ATGTCGACCGGTCAGTGGGTGCTCGCGGGCGCCGTACTCCTCGCCGTCGCGTTCGGCGGCTGGCGCCTGATCGTCGACGGAAGATTCCGGGGGACCCATCGCGTGGCCGGAGCCGGCGAGCCCGGCCCGACGGTCGAGTCACCGGCGGCGGTCAGCCTCCTCGACTCCACGCCGTACGCCGGCCGGCTGGGGGAGCGCGCGACCCTGCTCCAGTTCTCCAGCGCGTTCTGTGCGCCCTGCCGGACCACCCGGGTCGTCCTTGCCGACGTCGCGGGCACGGTGCCGGGAGTCACGCACGTGGAGGTCGACGCCGAGGAGCATCTCGAGCTGGTCAGGCGCGTCGGGGTGCTGCGCACGCCCACGACGCTGGTGCTCGATGCGACCGGTGTCGAGGTGACCCGGGCAGCGGGTGCTCCGACGCGGAGCCAGGTGCTCACCGCGCTCGCCAAGGTCGACTGA
- a CDS encoding carboxypeptidase-like regulatory domain-containing protein, protein MIKQELRRGIRRLTSLGALTALAGGALTMGLVAPAHAADNVSGSVVDAAGNPAQGTVSVYELDGSEFTNEFVSNGHIGLSLPAGSYKLQFAPFDYELQSEYYLNKADFATGDTVVVAGAGAALQPWTIDRRPFVTGTVTDAAGRPVADATVTATNSATNAGAGQTSTDEKGVFTLPVGTPSVKLRFRAEKFATEYFNDKQSLATADVVTATSAGANVGAVVLTAGSSINGVVTSDAGAPLELITVFATDATTGATLGSDRTDKTGTYHVENLPGGSYKLEYFDSLDEYIGEYYNNVATAAAATPVAVAPNAPAGLPTVTLTPAPVVAPDSPVDVTGAVLDASGVPIAGVDVTAFNTPADPDDRIDVESTVTNRAGNYSFTTLDQVPNETQFKVLASGFSEREDTTFGARSNWYGDSVSFENAAVVTYPAAPVAGVNISMEYYGGVSGTVTSEAGLSVADAGVLFYSADGVEAGFADVKTDGTYEARDLVPGSYKVLFYENEHVLEWYDNALVEDAKTINVKTNTMIGGINAALGNVLKAVERPTTSKYPWVGTAITADKGRWNQETNSKFTYEWLANGVVVATGQSFVPTTALIGKKLSVRVTNQNGKLKASATSASTQKVGLKPKVKAKAQGKSLAIKVKVKGLKTKKVKGTVIVKEIVGVKDNGELKLKKVGKAKVKKGKATVSLAKLKKDKAKDKLQVVFIGKGKAGSTEITKKVKR, encoded by the coding sequence GTGATCAAGCAAGAACTGCGGCGGGGGATTCGTCGCCTGACATCGCTGGGAGCGCTCACTGCGCTCGCCGGTGGTGCACTCACCATGGGCCTCGTGGCCCCGGCCCACGCGGCCGACAATGTCTCCGGAAGCGTGGTCGATGCGGCCGGTAACCCGGCCCAGGGCACGGTCAGCGTCTACGAGCTCGATGGCAGCGAGTTCACCAACGAGTTCGTCAGCAACGGGCACATCGGTCTGTCGCTGCCCGCGGGCAGCTACAAGCTCCAGTTCGCCCCCTTCGACTACGAGCTCCAGTCCGAGTACTACCTCAACAAGGCGGACTTCGCGACGGGTGACACCGTTGTCGTCGCTGGCGCGGGCGCAGCCCTCCAGCCGTGGACCATCGACCGTCGCCCGTTCGTGACCGGCACGGTCACCGACGCGGCGGGTCGACCCGTTGCCGATGCCACGGTCACGGCCACCAACTCCGCGACCAACGCGGGCGCCGGCCAGACCAGCACCGACGAGAAGGGTGTCTTCACCCTGCCAGTCGGCACGCCCAGCGTGAAGCTGAGGTTCCGGGCCGAAAAATTCGCCACCGAGTACTTCAACGACAAGCAGTCCCTGGCGACCGCTGACGTCGTCACGGCGACCAGCGCGGGTGCCAATGTCGGCGCCGTCGTGCTGACTGCCGGTAGCTCGATCAACGGTGTCGTGACAAGCGACGCGGGTGCTCCGCTCGAGCTCATCACGGTGTTCGCCACCGACGCGACCACGGGTGCCACGCTGGGCTCCGACCGTACCGACAAGACCGGTACGTACCACGTCGAGAACCTGCCTGGCGGCAGCTACAAGCTGGAGTACTTCGACAGCCTCGACGAGTACATCGGCGAGTACTACAACAACGTCGCCACCGCGGCCGCCGCGACTCCCGTCGCGGTTGCCCCGAACGCGCCCGCGGGTCTCCCCACGGTCACCCTGACCCCGGCTCCGGTCGTCGCTCCTGACTCGCCTGTCGACGTCACGGGCGCCGTTCTTGACGCGTCCGGCGTGCCGATCGCGGGCGTCGACGTCACGGCGTTCAACACGCCGGCCGACCCGGACGACCGGATCGACGTCGAGTCGACCGTCACCAACCGTGCGGGTAACTACTCCTTCACGACGCTCGACCAGGTCCCCAACGAGACTCAGTTCAAGGTGCTCGCGTCCGGCTTCAGCGAGCGTGAGGACACCACGTTCGGTGCCCGCTCGAACTGGTACGGCGACTCGGTCAGCTTCGAGAACGCCGCTGTTGTCACCTACCCGGCCGCACCGGTCGCTGGTGTCAACATCTCTATGGAGTACTACGGCGGGGTCTCTGGCACCGTCACCAGCGAGGCCGGACTCTCTGTCGCCGACGCCGGCGTCCTGTTCTACAGCGCCGATGGCGTTGAGGCCGGGTTCGCCGATGTGAAGACCGACGGCACCTACGAGGCCCGCGACCTGGTCCCGGGCAGCTACAAGGTGCTCTTCTACGAGAACGAGCACGTCCTGGAGTGGTACGACAACGCCCTCGTCGAGGACGCCAAGACGATCAACGTCAAGACGAACACGATGATCGGTGGCATCAACGCCGCCCTGGGCAACGTCCTCAAGGCCGTCGAGCGTCCCACGACCTCGAAGTACCCGTGGGTCGGCACGGCCATCACGGCCGACAAGGGCCGCTGGAACCAGGAGACCAACTCCAAGTTCACCTACGAGTGGCTCGCCAATGGTGTGGTTGTCGCGACGGGTCAGTCCTTCGTGCCGACCACGGCGCTTATCGGCAAGAAGCTGTCGGTGCGCGTCACCAACCAGAACGGCAAGCTGAAGGCCTCGGCCACGAGCGCCTCGACCCAGAAGGTCGGGCTCAAGCCGAAGGTGAAGGCCAAGGCACAGGGCAAGTCGCTGGCCATCAAGGTCAAGGTGAAGGGTCTCAAGACCAAGAAGGTCAAGGGCACCGTCATCGTCAAGGAGATCGTCGGCGTCAAGGACAACGGCGAGCTCAAGCTCAAGAAGGTCGGCAAGGCCAAGGTCAAGAAGGGCAAGGCCACCGTCTCGCTCGCCAAGCTGAAGAAGGACAAGGCCAAGGACAAGCTCCAGGTCGTCTTCATCGGCAAGGGCAAGGCCGGCTCGACCGAGATCACCAAGAAGGTCAAGCGCTGA
- a CDS encoding MoaD/ThiS family protein, translated as MSSTPGQPTSVETASSVTVHYWAAARSAAGTDSDTFVVDGPVTLRDVLRMVTTARPSPELLRVLDACAMLVGDRPVGARSPDDVVVQMGETVEFLPPFAGG; from the coding sequence ATGAGCAGCACACCCGGCCAACCGACGTCAGTTGAGACCGCTTCGTCGGTCACCGTGCACTACTGGGCGGCGGCCCGCTCGGCTGCGGGCACCGACTCCGACACGTTCGTCGTGGACGGCCCGGTGACGCTGCGCGACGTGCTCCGGATGGTGACGACCGCACGCCCCTCGCCCGAGCTGCTGCGGGTCCTCGACGCCTGCGCGATGCTCGTGGGTGACCGGCCGGTCGGAGCACGCTCACCCGACGACGTCGTGGTCCAGATGGGTGAGACGGTCGAATTCCTCCCGCCATTTGCCGGTGGTTGA
- a CDS encoding response regulator transcription factor → MSTLLLLTSALQPSAEVLPGLGLLGHQVRILPAEGSALLDAPGADLLLVDGRQDLAHARDLCRLIRTTGTDVPVLLVVTEGGLAVVQHDWGMDDVVLHTCGPAELEARIKLAIGRLRAQREADDPESHVIRTGEVVVDDATYTAKVSGRSLDLTFKEFELLKYLAQHPGRVFSRQQLLQEVWGYDYFGGTRTVDVHVRRLRAKLGPENETLIGTVRNVGYRFVLRSKATGAADEPAEQTAADHVSSDA, encoded by the coding sequence ATGAGCACTCTGCTGCTGCTGACGAGCGCCCTCCAGCCGTCGGCCGAGGTGCTGCCAGGGCTGGGACTGCTCGGTCACCAGGTCCGCATCCTGCCCGCCGAGGGCAGCGCGCTGCTCGACGCACCCGGCGCCGACCTGCTCCTTGTGGACGGGCGCCAAGACCTCGCCCACGCCCGTGACCTGTGCCGGTTGATCCGCACCACCGGCACCGACGTCCCGGTACTCCTCGTCGTCACGGAGGGCGGCCTCGCGGTCGTCCAGCACGACTGGGGCATGGACGACGTCGTGCTGCACACCTGTGGTCCGGCCGAGCTCGAGGCTCGCATCAAGCTGGCCATCGGCCGGCTCCGTGCCCAGCGGGAGGCCGACGACCCCGAGTCGCACGTGATCCGCACGGGTGAGGTCGTGGTCGACGACGCGACGTACACAGCGAAGGTGAGCGGCCGCTCGCTCGACCTGACGTTCAAGGAGTTCGAGCTCCTCAAGTACCTCGCCCAGCACCCGGGTCGGGTCTTCTCGCGGCAGCAGCTGCTGCAGGAGGTGTGGGGCTACGACTACTTCGGCGGCACCCGGACTGTCGACGTGCACGTACGCCGTCTGCGGGCCAAGCTCGGGCCCGAGAACGAGACCCTCATCGGCACCGTGCGCAACGTCGGCTACCGGTTCGTGCTGCGCAGCAAAGCGACCGGTGCCGCCGACGAGCCGGCCGAGCAGACGGCGGCCGATCACGTGAGCTCCGACGCCTGA
- the mshD gene encoding mycothiol synthase, producing the protein MDLDRITDISAAATAADGAEPLDEAIWLALRHAAPGVVVHVEDSGFSLLYDAELAVVVTPDRRGDGVGGRLVAEALAGVEGPVRAWSHGGHPAAAVLAARHGFARVRDLWVMRRPTDLPLSARRELPGITIRSYRDDDAAEIIRVNAAAFAHHPEQGAMDANNLATRMAEPWFDPAGLLVATEGGRVLGFHWTKQHSPELGEVYVVGIDPAAQGKGLGKALTLAGLDHLAGIGVESVLLYVEADNAPALAVYSGLGFTHADADTHVMYAR; encoded by the coding sequence GTGGATCTCGACCGCATCACCGACATCTCCGCTGCGGCCACGGCTGCTGACGGCGCCGAGCCGCTCGACGAGGCCATCTGGCTCGCGCTGCGGCACGCGGCCCCGGGCGTCGTCGTACACGTGGAGGACAGCGGGTTCTCCCTTCTGTACGACGCCGAGCTGGCCGTGGTGGTCACGCCCGACCGGCGTGGCGACGGAGTCGGCGGCCGACTGGTGGCCGAGGCCCTGGCCGGAGTGGAGGGACCGGTGCGCGCCTGGTCGCACGGCGGGCACCCCGCGGCTGCGGTCCTGGCCGCGCGTCACGGCTTCGCCCGGGTGCGTGACCTCTGGGTGATGCGGCGACCGACCGACCTGCCACTCTCCGCGCGACGAGAGCTGCCCGGCATCACGATCCGGAGTTATCGCGACGACGACGCGGCCGAGATCATTCGCGTCAACGCCGCTGCCTTCGCGCACCACCCGGAGCAGGGGGCGATGGACGCCAACAACCTCGCGACCCGGATGGCCGAGCCGTGGTTCGACCCCGCCGGCCTGCTGGTCGCGACCGAGGGAGGGCGGGTGCTGGGCTTCCACTGGACCAAGCAGCACTCACCCGAGCTCGGCGAGGTCTACGTCGTCGGCATCGACCCCGCCGCCCAGGGCAAGGGGCTGGGCAAGGCGCTCACGCTCGCGGGGCTCGACCACCTGGCCGGCATCGGCGTCGAGTCGGTGCTGCTCTACGTCGAGGCCGACAACGCGCCTGCGCTCGCCGTCTACTCCGGGCTCGGCTTCACCCACGCTGACGCCGACACGCACGTGATGTACGCCCGTTGA